A single window of Carassius auratus strain Wakin chromosome 9, ASM336829v1, whole genome shotgun sequence DNA harbors:
- the sumo3b gene encoding small ubiquitin-related modifier 3: MSDEKPKEGVKTENDHINLKVAGQDGSVVQFKIKRHTPLSKLMKAYCERQGLSIRQIRFRFDGQPINETDTPAQLEMEDEDTIDVFQQQTGGTC, encoded by the exons atgtCAGACGAGAAGCCAAAG GAGGGTGTGAAGACTGAAAACGACCACATCAACTTGAAAGTGGCGGGTCAGGATGGATCTGTGGTCCAGTTCAAAATTAAAAGGCACACCCCCCTCAGCAAACTGATGAAGGCCTACTGCGAAAGACAG ggTTTATCCATAAGGCAAATTAGGTTCAGGTTTGATGGTCAGCCGATCAATGAGACGGATACGCCTGCACAG CTGGAAATGGAAGATGAGGACACTATCGATGTATTCCAGCAGCAGACGGGAGGAACCTGCTAA
- the pttg1ipb gene encoding PTTG1 interacting protein b gives MIQTRTFLLFTFVFFVFCFVVVFGQTTSPETNCTIKSNTTCEECLKIVSCLWCISSQKCIDYPVKSILPSHSVCALSEARWGVCWMNFQTLIITISVIAGVIIIALFVCCFCCCKCENIGSKRSDERMERQTHLRKFRQEERKAEMRQRHEEMRLKYGLKKDNQYSRFENS, from the exons ATGATCCAAACTCggacttttttactttttacttttgttttctttgtcttcTGCTTTGTGGTAGTTTTTGGTCAGACGACAAGTCCAGAAACAA ACTGCACTATAAAAAGCAACACAACTTGTGAAGAATGTCTGAAGATTGTTTCG TGTTTGTGGTGCATCTCAAGCCAGAAATGCATTGACTATCCAGTGAAGAGCATCCTGCCCTCTCACAGTGTTTGTGCGCTCTCAGAAGCACGATGGGGAGTATGCTGGA TGAATTTCCAGACTCTCATCATTACCATCTCTGTGATCGCGGGGGTGATCATCATCGCCCTATTTGtctgctgcttctgctgctgtAAATGTGAAAACATTGG GTCTAAAAGGAGTGACGAGCGAATGGAGAGACAAACTCATCTGAGAAAGTTCCGTCAAGAGGAGAG GAAAGCAGAGATGAGGCAGAGACATGAAGAAATGAGATTGAAATACG GTTTGAAAAAGGATAACCAGTACTCCAGATTTGAGAACAGCTAA